A region from the Deltaproteobacteria bacterium genome encodes:
- a CDS encoding aminopeptidase: protein MLIFSVIPGCKPGYVIDAGLGQWRLLNGSRPLEELKKEGALTKEELSTADLILDIKRFGESELGLKKTANYQDMYVGASLSHIYVLAASPKDRLQLETWWFPIIGRIPYLGFFDEQDALDEQGELDAQGLDTYLRTSTAYSTLGWFQDPIVPDMMNHRPARIAEIVLHELTHTTIYEKGQTAFNEGLAVLVGVIGAEMYCTSRWGAGDPETAFAAGAVHDQKLFSDFLGRFLDRLSSGYLEARSPEDILDIRTRMFQLGNEEFRALSSQLKTDRFSSFYQWSLNNAYLSTLALYFRSYSDFEALYRTCGNDLKTTLALCKSLGSSWTGEDLMQKVRKQVEDRSRSTLRPGAR from the coding sequence TTGCTTATCTTCTCGGTCATCCCAGGGTGCAAGCCGGGGTATGTAATCGATGCCGGTTTAGGCCAGTGGCGCCTGTTAAACGGTTCGCGTCCCCTGGAAGAACTCAAGAAGGAAGGTGCGCTGACCAAGGAAGAGCTTTCGACGGCCGATCTCATTCTGGATATCAAACGATTTGGGGAGTCGGAACTCGGACTGAAGAAAACCGCCAATTACCAGGACATGTATGTAGGCGCTTCCCTGTCGCATATCTATGTTCTTGCAGCCTCGCCCAAAGATCGTCTTCAGCTCGAAACCTGGTGGTTCCCCATCATAGGCCGGATACCTTACCTGGGATTCTTTGATGAACAGGACGCCTTGGACGAGCAAGGGGAACTGGATGCGCAAGGGCTGGACACCTACTTGAGAACTTCCACTGCATACAGCACGCTGGGCTGGTTCCAAGATCCGATCGTGCCTGACATGATGAACCATCGACCGGCTCGAATCGCTGAAATTGTTCTGCACGAACTCACTCACACGACCATTTACGAGAAAGGGCAAACCGCCTTTAACGAGGGGCTCGCGGTTCTGGTAGGGGTCATCGGAGCCGAGATGTATTGTACGAGCCGATGGGGGGCGGGGGATCCGGAAACCGCGTTCGCCGCCGGCGCGGTCCACGACCAGAAGCTTTTCTCCGATTTCCTGGGACGGTTTCTGGATCGCCTTTCAAGCGGCTATCTGGAGGCGCGTTCCCCGGAAGACATTCTCGATATTCGCACGAGGATGTTTCAGCTGGGAAACGAAGAATTCAGGGCCCTTTCGTCCCAACTCAAGACAGACCGTTTCTCTTCCTTCTACCAGTGGAGCCTCAATAACGCGTACCTGTCCACCTTGGCCCTCTATTTCCGCTCCTATTCCGATTTTGAAGCTCTCTACCGGACGTGCGGCAACGACTTGAAAACCACCCTCGCCTTATGCAAAAGTTTAGGCTCATCCTGGACTGGAGAGGATCTTATGCAAAAGGTGAGAAAGCAGGTCGAGGATCGTTCGAGGTCGACCCTGCGGCCAGGCGCGCGATAA
- a CDS encoding histidine phosphatase family protein — translation MIAKDIGRDRVIPERVRRRKTRLYLLRHGQVVGHEDFRFNGYTDVELTPFGKKQLESLSETMLEHPIHEIYCSDLKRTRIGAEAFARGRGIEPVPMSELREMNLGVLEGLTYQEVAERHPDLFREWREDIVNYRLPGGECFREAAARVLEALKKILEGKEGKNILIVAHGGSNRIVLSHALEMDLGSAFRLEQDFGCMNIIDYFNSWTVVKLVNANHMVQESDL, via the coding sequence ATGATTGCGAAGGATATTGGAAGGGATCGGGTTATTCCCGAACGAGTCAGGCGCCGGAAAACCCGTCTCTATCTCCTGCGGCACGGACAGGTCGTGGGGCATGAAGATTTTCGATTCAATGGATACACGGATGTCGAATTAACTCCCTTTGGAAAGAAGCAACTGGAATCGCTTTCAGAGACCATGCTCGAGCATCCCATCCACGAGATCTACTGCAGCGACTTGAAACGAACACGGATAGGTGCGGAGGCCTTTGCTCGGGGACGTGGAATCGAGCCCGTCCCCATGTCGGAGCTCCGAGAAATGAACCTGGGTGTACTTGAAGGGCTGACCTATCAAGAGGTCGCTGAAAGACATCCCGACCTTTTCCGTGAATGGCGGGAAGACATCGTCAACTACCGCCTTCCGGGCGGCGAGTGCTTTCGTGAAGCCGCGGCGCGGGTCCTTGAAGCGTTAAAGAAAATCCTGGAGGGAAAAGAAGGAAAAAACATTCTCATCGTGGCTCACGGCGGGTCAAATCGTATCGTTTTGAGTCACGCTTTAGAGATGGATTTGGGTTCCGCCTTTCGTCTCGAGCAGGATTTCGGCTGCATGAATATCATCGACTACTTCAACTCCTGGACGGTGGTCAAACTGGTAAACGCCAACCACATGGTTCAGGAAAGCGATCTATAA
- a CDS encoding MTAP family purine nucleoside phosphorylase — MKSLGLIAGTVFFGMDWFLDVSEKIVETPFGSASVFCGERVVFIPRHGKDETNYIMPHRINHSANFSALRNLGVEAVVGVHSTGSLKSELVPGSIVIPDDFISLFNVPSIFQDRPGHVTPLLDQGLQAALFQAGRRIGAPIVAGGTYWQNTGPRLETKAEIRLLSQFADLVGMTMGSEATIAVEMGIPYASVCSVDNYAHGVADVVVSEAAIREGAGRNASTITRILEQFLDHTTME, encoded by the coding sequence ATGAAGTCATTGGGATTGATCGCCGGAACGGTTTTCTTTGGTATGGATTGGTTTCTAGATGTCTCCGAAAAGATCGTCGAGACGCCGTTTGGAAGCGCCTCCGTGTTTTGCGGCGAACGAGTGGTATTTATTCCCCGTCACGGAAAGGACGAAACCAACTATATCATGCCTCATAGGATCAATCATTCAGCGAACTTTTCGGCGTTAAGGAACCTGGGAGTGGAGGCAGTGGTGGGGGTTCACTCGACCGGCAGTCTGAAATCGGAACTTGTTCCCGGATCCATTGTGATTCCGGACGATTTCATCTCGCTTTTCAACGTTCCTTCAATTTTTCAGGATCGACCCGGCCACGTTACTCCACTTCTTGACCAGGGTTTGCAGGCGGCTTTGTTTCAAGCAGGTCGTCGGATCGGCGCTCCTATTGTAGCGGGGGGCACCTATTGGCAGAACACCGGGCCCCGGCTCGAGACCAAAGCGGAGATTCGCTTGCTATCCCAATTTGCGGATCTCGTGGGTATGACCATGGGAAGTGAGGCGACCATTGCCGTCGAGATGGGGATTCCCTACGCTTCCGTATGCTCCGTGGATAATTATGCGCACGGTGTGGCCGACGTCGTCGTGTCCGAAGCCGCGATCCGCGAAGGGGCGGGCAGAAACGCCTCTACTATAACCAGGATTTTGGAGCAGTTCCTCGACCATACGACGATGGAGTGA
- a CDS encoding cytochrome b N-terminal domain-containing protein, producing the protein MRKSFFRHLHPQRLSSRRASFFNTFCLGGAALFFFVVLTFTGILLMFVFPPLPDQAANSITDLDSVVPFGSLFRSLHYWSGQAMLLCVLLHMTRVCVTGSYQPPRQLNWLVGLGLLCLTVGLDFSGYVLRWDLQGRLAAVVGVNLVREIPLVGDAFANGLLGGDPAQPQGFLHWYVWHCIVLPQGVAILSLYHFWKIRKDGQIAPM; encoded by the coding sequence ATGCGCAAGAGCTTCTTCCGCCATCTACACCCTCAGCGGCTTTCCTCCCGGCGCGCTTCCTTCTTTAACACGTTCTGCCTGGGAGGAGCCGCCTTATTCTTTTTCGTAGTCCTGACGTTCACGGGTATTTTGCTCATGTTCGTTTTCCCTCCGCTCCCGGACCAAGCGGCCAACTCCATCACGGATCTCGATTCCGTGGTTCCTTTCGGGAGCCTGTTCCGCAGCCTCCACTACTGGTCCGGCCAAGCCATGCTGCTCTGCGTGCTGCTCCATATGACGCGTGTTTGCGTCACCGGCAGCTACCAACCGCCCAGACAGCTGAACTGGCTCGTCGGTCTGGGACTGCTTTGTCTTACGGTCGGGCTTGATTTCAGCGGTTATGTACTGCGATGGGACCTGCAGGGCCGGCTGGCCGCCGTGGTGGGAGTTAATCTCGTACGGGAGATACCGCTGGTGGGCGACGCGTTTGCCAATGGACTGCTGGGAGGCGACCCGGCGCAGCCTCAAGGATTCCTTCACTGGTACGTATGGCATTGTATTGTTCTGCCTCAGGGGGTAGCCATTCTCAGTCTCTACCATTTCTGGAAAATCCGGAAGGATGGGCAAATTGCCCCGATGTAG
- a CDS encoding class I SAM-dependent methyltransferase, whose product MTEPKLTVFVFDDGSKPLGVESPLARRLSLRRIRLHAPWARVELVSTDCAGSCLKVLHSQATPNLAFLAHPEMFVGPEWTKTPLELLDMEPSVGLVGVVSNTSASAAQSIAPPFPYQTPHLLDLAVTQIRREAPLRWLLVDALEPFCCFLRSTDFRALAKNVTGIEDLPGAVLKSGKKLALALDTYVHRYGSLYEQPRPDLLDRVPAGARCVLDVGCARGRFGLELKRRGCPRVVGIERDPLLAHAAKDLLDQVVNADVESIEDGTFEGHFDAVVCGDVVEHLVEPFQALSRFRSWLNPGGRLLLSVPNVGHWSILMDLMAGRWDYAPFTILSGTHLRFFTRRSVRELLEESGYRVEQIDDVKPPIPPIGEAFIRRLKAVDEIAPESSLLASEFIVTAQKA is encoded by the coding sequence TTGACAGAACCCAAACTGACCGTATTCGTTTTTGATGACGGCTCCAAGCCTCTGGGCGTCGAGTCGCCCCTTGCTCGGCGTCTTTCCTTGAGACGCATACGTCTGCATGCGCCGTGGGCCCGCGTGGAGTTGGTCTCGACGGATTGTGCAGGCTCATGCTTGAAGGTCCTTCACAGCCAAGCCACGCCCAACCTTGCCTTTTTGGCGCATCCGGAGATGTTTGTAGGTCCCGAGTGGACGAAGACTCCTCTTGAACTATTAGATATGGAACCGTCCGTCGGTCTTGTGGGAGTGGTGAGCAACACATCGGCGTCGGCCGCGCAGAGCATAGCGCCGCCCTTTCCATATCAGACCCCTCACTTGTTGGATCTGGCGGTAACACAGATACGCAGGGAGGCCCCGTTGCGATGGCTCCTAGTCGATGCATTGGAGCCGTTCTGCTGTTTCCTGAGGTCCACTGACTTCCGGGCGCTCGCAAAGAACGTCACTGGTATAGAAGACCTCCCCGGCGCCGTACTGAAGTCGGGGAAGAAGCTGGCGTTGGCGCTGGATACGTATGTGCATCGGTACGGCTCTCTGTACGAACAGCCGCGGCCGGACCTTCTCGATCGGGTGCCGGCCGGGGCTCGATGCGTGCTGGATGTGGGATGCGCCCGGGGACGGTTTGGCCTGGAACTGAAGAGAAGGGGATGCCCGAGGGTGGTCGGCATCGAGCGCGATCCATTACTGGCGCATGCCGCTAAGGACTTGCTGGACCAGGTTGTGAACGCGGATGTGGAAAGTATCGAGGATGGGACATTCGAGGGACACTTCGACGCCGTGGTTTGCGGAGACGTCGTGGAGCATCTGGTAGAACCTTTTCAGGCCCTGAGTCGTTTCCGATCCTGGCTGAATCCGGGCGGCCGCCTCTTGCTCAGCGTGCCCAACGTTGGACACTGGTCCATCCTGATGGACCTGATGGCAGGACGTTGGGATTACGCACCGTTCACCATTCTTTCGGGAACCCACCTTCGTTTTTTCACCCGGCGGAGTGTTAGGGAACTTCTTGAGGAGAGCGGATACAGGGTCGAACAGATCGATGATGTAAAGCCTCCCATTCCTCCCATCGGAGAGGCATTCATCCGCAGGTTAAAAGCTGTCGACGAAATCGCCCCGGAATCGTCTCTCCTGGCATCGGAATTCATTGTAACAGCTCAAAAAGCTTGA
- a CDS encoding VCBS repeat-containing protein, with translation MASLARIGMSGLAVLILAVLGCVPSTREMKVTKVGEDHLVVTPYSEGLPVEGRYRNNVCIVDMNNDGILDLVTTPPRKAGETENTPRIFLGNGTGGWENVSDRMKFPEAAFGYGSVGVGDFNEDGLQDMVLAMHYLPMCLLLREDQWSWVRVTEGVPTMKEFPTRSVLVADMNNDGHLDIVSVGEFTSAGNTALGKGLMVLEGDGAGAFKAHWILESVGVFGDNIAVGDVNGDGIRDIAVANRNGGRKDLVWIGKGDFQYEGDPGAGLPDDTVYDAVELADIDGDGADDLVVGMMKINSTLPEPTGIRVFYLRGAEWVRDARGLPVTPRFGSIVCADLNGDALKDILALEFYGGALRMFLQSKEAGWTESAARIEPGRPAHGYGVSAKSMGDKKLIAAAALSMDDDEGGGINAHLIEWK, from the coding sequence ATGGCATCTTTGGCTCGGATTGGAATGAGTGGTTTGGCGGTCTTGATTCTGGCAGTTTTGGGATGTGTCCCGTCAACCCGGGAAATGAAGGTAACGAAGGTCGGCGAGGACCATCTTGTGGTGACTCCCTATTCAGAGGGACTGCCCGTAGAGGGTCGCTATCGCAACAATGTATGCATCGTCGATATGAACAATGACGGTATCTTGGACCTCGTTACCACGCCGCCTCGCAAAGCCGGCGAAACCGAGAATACGCCACGGATCTTTCTGGGCAACGGTACGGGCGGTTGGGAGAATGTATCCGATCGAATGAAGTTTCCCGAGGCCGCCTTTGGCTATGGCTCCGTTGGGGTGGGAGACTTCAACGAGGATGGCCTTCAAGACATGGTGCTGGCCATGCACTACCTGCCCATGTGCCTGCTGTTGCGTGAGGATCAATGGTCCTGGGTCCGGGTTACGGAGGGCGTCCCCACGATGAAGGAATTTCCGACCCGGTCTGTTTTAGTGGCGGATATGAACAACGATGGACATTTGGACATTGTCTCCGTGGGAGAATTCACGTCCGCCGGCAATACGGCTCTGGGTAAGGGCCTTATGGTGTTGGAAGGTGACGGCGCCGGCGCTTTCAAAGCGCACTGGATACTGGAATCGGTTGGTGTTTTCGGTGATAATATTGCGGTCGGAGATGTGAATGGCGACGGAATCCGTGACATCGCGGTGGCCAACCGGAACGGCGGTAGGAAAGATCTCGTGTGGATCGGCAAAGGTGATTTTCAATACGAGGGAGATCCGGGGGCGGGGCTGCCGGACGATACGGTATACGATGCAGTGGAGCTGGCGGATATAGACGGTGACGGGGCCGACGACCTAGTGGTGGGCATGATGAAAATAAATTCGACGCTCCCTGAACCCACGGGGATTCGAGTGTTTTACCTTCGGGGCGCCGAGTGGGTCAGAGACGCGCGCGGGCTGCCCGTGACTCCGAGATTCGGTTCGATCGTCTGTGCGGATCTGAACGGTGACGCGTTGAAGGATATTCTGGCTTTGGAGTTTTATGGCGGTGCCTTGAGAATGTTTCTGCAGAGTAAGGAGGCGGGTTGGACGGAATCGGCGGCTCGCATCGAGCCCGGCCGGCCGGCTCACGGATATGGAGTTTCGGCCAAATCCATGGGCGACAAGAAACTCATTGCCGCGGCGGCGCTGTCCATGGATGACGACGAGGGCGGGGGCATTAACGCACACCTTATCGAATGGAAGTAG
- a CDS encoding ABC transporter permease, whose protein sequence is MQALIRNRFLLYNLIRRDISSRFVGSYAGLFWGLVHPAILLVVYSTVFVFILKVRLGPGVKQNFAEFLFCGLWAWIAFQEGILHSVNVVVGNPNLVKRMMFPVEVLIPASVLSALFLQLLGFSLFFVYLLAFGKVPVTGVYRLLLVCVPLILQILLTMGLGWILAALNVFIRDTAQMVAALLTVWFFLTPIIYSVDVVPEGVRFLLDVNPWTHLVGMYRDVVFEGRIGLGWGTIYVCVLGVVVFIGGNHVFQKLKPEFADAV, encoded by the coding sequence ATGCAGGCTCTGATTCGAAACAGATTTCTCCTGTACAACTTGATACGAAGGGACATATCGTCGCGATTTGTGGGTTCGTACGCCGGTCTGTTCTGGGGACTGGTGCATCCGGCCATCCTACTGGTGGTGTACAGCACCGTTTTCGTGTTCATTCTGAAAGTGCGGCTCGGTCCGGGTGTGAAACAGAATTTCGCGGAGTTCCTGTTTTGCGGGCTGTGGGCTTGGATCGCCTTTCAGGAAGGCATACTCCACAGCGTGAACGTGGTGGTGGGGAACCCTAATCTCGTCAAACGGATGATGTTTCCGGTGGAGGTTCTGATTCCCGCCTCCGTTCTTTCGGCGCTGTTTTTGCAATTGCTCGGCTTCAGCCTGTTTTTTGTTTATCTGCTGGCCTTCGGCAAGGTGCCGGTGACCGGGGTATATCGGTTGCTGTTGGTCTGTGTTCCCTTGATTCTGCAGATTTTACTGACCATGGGGTTGGGGTGGATCCTTGCCGCGCTGAACGTGTTCATTCGTGATACGGCCCAAATGGTGGCCGCCCTTCTGACGGTGTGGTTCTTTCTGACCCCTATCATTTATTCGGTCGACGTGGTGCCCGAAGGGGTTCGTTTTTTGTTGGATGTGAACCCGTGGACCCATTTGGTAGGCATGTATCGCGACGTCGTTTTCGAGGGCCGCATCGGATTGGGATGGGGAACGATCTACGTGTGCGTGCTGGGAGTGGTTGTCTTCATCGGCGGTAACCACGTGTTTCAGAAACTCAAGCCCGAGTTTGCGGATGCCGTTTAG
- a CDS encoding sensor histidine kinase, translated as MKGRDRSTKEGRFWARHYTIPTVVLICGIAALAMLLWIGRISHRHRTNFLHVDAVMDMQIRMTIFHLRLEEGITDPAKENWPNTLNQLDDALQLSRALLHGGHSEHGAHLPPLEDPRFRQQAEAIAAGLMRIRDIVLQRYEHPELGWTGSPVEREFNAVFDDFLSKARALEVLAETSLDNKIVETRQVLFILVLTWTATVLALSAGIYNRELRREGAERGLERAYGEMEQKVENRTSELSSANRQLLEEIAERRHTQQELERSRQELRRLTEHLQAAREEERTWVAREIHDQLGQTLTSLCMELAWIERKLSKKGVLSDPALIDTIHSMSSTIDGAIGLIREISSELRPGVLDRIGLMAAMEWQAERFSEKAGIECRLTLPPGEFQLDAGRSTALFRIFQEILTNVARHARATEVRISLANDSGRLVLEVNDNGRGILGSDISDSRAFGILGMRERTAALGGDFHIEGAPGKGTRVVVRIPLDSGSGSGEKSDAEGVFGG; from the coding sequence ATGAAAGGACGGGACCGAAGCACGAAAGAAGGCCGGTTTTGGGCGCGTCACTACACGATCCCGACGGTGGTCCTCATATGCGGTATCGCGGCGCTGGCTATGCTCTTATGGATCGGCCGGATCAGCCACCGACACAGGACCAATTTCCTCCACGTGGATGCGGTCATGGATATGCAGATAAGGATGACGATTTTTCATCTGCGGCTCGAGGAGGGCATTACCGACCCCGCCAAAGAGAATTGGCCGAACACTCTGAACCAGCTCGACGATGCACTGCAGTTATCCCGGGCGCTGCTTCACGGCGGGCATTCGGAACACGGCGCGCATCTCCCTCCCTTGGAAGACCCTCGCTTTCGCCAACAGGCGGAGGCCATCGCGGCCGGCCTGATGCGAATCCGGGATATCGTCCTCCAACGCTACGAGCACCCGGAGCTCGGGTGGACCGGCTCACCGGTCGAAAGGGAATTCAACGCCGTGTTTGATGACTTCTTAAGCAAGGCCCGCGCCTTGGAGGTTCTCGCCGAGACAAGCCTGGACAATAAAATCGTCGAGACGAGGCAGGTTCTGTTTATCCTTGTCCTTACCTGGACTGCCACCGTGCTGGCTTTGAGCGCGGGAATTTACAATCGGGAGTTACGTCGAGAGGGAGCCGAACGAGGCCTTGAGAGGGCCTATGGAGAGATGGAGCAGAAGGTGGAGAACCGCACCTCCGAGCTTTCCAGCGCCAACCGGCAGTTGCTGGAAGAAATAGCCGAGCGCAGGCACACGCAGCAGGAACTCGAGAGATCCCGGCAGGAACTTCGCAGGCTGACGGAGCATTTGCAGGCCGCGCGGGAGGAAGAACGAACCTGGGTGGCTCGGGAGATCCACGATCAATTGGGCCAAACCCTGACGAGCCTGTGCATGGAGCTGGCCTGGATCGAGAGGAAACTCTCCAAGAAGGGCGTGCTGTCCGATCCGGCTTTGATCGACACGATCCATTCCATGTCGAGCACCATCGATGGCGCCATCGGTTTGATTCGCGAGATATCGAGCGAGCTGAGACCTGGGGTGTTGGACAGGATCGGGCTCATGGCAGCCATGGAGTGGCAGGCGGAACGATTCAGCGAAAAGGCCGGGATCGAATGCCGGCTTACCCTTCCTCCCGGGGAATTCCAATTGGATGCCGGTCGATCCACGGCTTTGTTTCGTATTTTTCAGGAGATTCTGACCAATGTAGCCCGGCATGCACGCGCCACGGAGGTGCGCATAAGCCTTGCAAACGATTCCGGGAGGCTGGTGCTGGAGGTAAATGACAACGGGAGGGGAATCTTGGGCTCGGACATCTCCGATTCGAGGGCCTTTGGGATCCTGGGGATGAGGGAGCGGACAGCAGCCTTGGGGGGCGATTTTCACATCGAAGGGGCGCCCGGAAAGGGGACAAGGGTGGTCGTAAGAATACCGTTGGATTCCGGATCCGGGTCAGGGGAGAAGAGCGATGCTGAAGGTGTTTTTGGCGGATGA
- a CDS encoding response regulator transcription factor yields MLKVFLADDHSVVREGLKRILTDEFKMVAYGEAENGAEVMELVRKQYWDFLILDITMPGRSGFDLLPDLREERPDLPVLVLSMHSEDQFALRVLKAGASGYITKGKAPREVLSAVKRILEGGKYVSPSFAQRMVVDLATGGEQPQHGNLSQREFQVLRMIASGDTLTEIAGTLSLSVKSISTYRARLLDKLELRSNAELTEYALEHGIV; encoded by the coding sequence ATGCTGAAGGTGTTTTTGGCGGATGACCACTCCGTGGTCCGGGAAGGTTTGAAAAGGATCCTCACGGATGAGTTCAAGATGGTCGCCTACGGCGAAGCCGAAAATGGTGCAGAGGTCATGGAACTCGTGCGAAAGCAGTATTGGGATTTCTTGATCCTGGACATCACTATGCCGGGCAGAAGCGGTTTTGACTTACTGCCCGACCTGCGAGAGGAACGGCCCGACCTACCCGTCCTCGTGCTGAGCATGCATTCCGAAGACCAGTTTGCGCTGCGCGTTCTCAAAGCGGGCGCCTCGGGTTATATCACGAAAGGCAAGGCTCCGAGAGAGGTCCTGTCCGCCGTGAAAAGGATCCTGGAAGGAGGAAAGTACGTTTCGCCATCTTTTGCCCAGAGAATGGTTGTGGACCTGGCTACCGGCGGAGAACAGCCGCAGCATGGCAATTTGTCCCAACGCGAGTTCCAGGTGTTGCGTATGATCGCCTCCGGGGACACCCTGACCGAGATCGCCGGAACGTTATCCTTGAGCGTCAAGTCGATCAGCACGTACCGGGCAAGGCTCCTCGACAAATTGGAGCTGCGCTCGAACGCCGAACTGACCGAATACGCTCTCGAACACGGAATTGTTTGA
- a CDS encoding SurA N-terminal domain-containing protein: MIRQMRSNVSRGGPMRGWRLRRRIWIVVMACALAVPGLLGAEGPDPEVVCRVNGDPVTRNELQRMLDDALARRRLQQEIDVGEPGSKEIERPALQKLVHRRLLLQEADRRNLTVTEKELEHALKILRSRFQDLRGFGEWMKERGLDDQSLFDMVRAQVLMAKVWAALVEDVRVPEERIEAYYEAHKTNLTIGEEVRLRIIAVESNAAAEEILAALRKGASFGRLARTKSLGMLAAQGGDTGWVDARTLPQPLHETVGLLKAGDVGGPMEKSADEFLVVGLQGRRPLLAKSLIEARSEIERRLLPEKQQEAIEAWLIEQEKKSNIEVLLPSERVMQGEGMGGKGEKAHAEKE, encoded by the coding sequence ATGATTCGGCAGATGCGTTCGAACGTGAGTCGCGGGGGCCCAATGCGGGGTTGGCGCCTCCGGCGTCGGATATGGATCGTTGTGATGGCTTGCGCCCTCGCCGTGCCGGGTTTATTGGGTGCAGAGGGCCCAGACCCGGAGGTCGTATGCCGAGTGAACGGTGACCCGGTGACCCGGAACGAGTTGCAGCGCATGTTGGACGACGCGCTCGCGCGGCGCCGGCTTCAACAGGAGATCGACGTAGGAGAGCCGGGCAGCAAGGAAATAGAACGTCCGGCGCTACAAAAACTGGTTCATCGCCGCCTGCTGCTTCAGGAAGCCGACCGGCGGAACCTTACGGTCACCGAAAAGGAACTGGAGCACGCCCTTAAAATTCTGAGAAGCCGCTTCCAGGATCTCAGAGGCTTTGGGGAGTGGATGAAGGAACGGGGCTTAGATGACCAGTCCCTCTTTGACATGGTACGCGCCCAAGTGTTGATGGCCAAAGTATGGGCCGCGCTGGTGGAGGATGTGCGCGTACCCGAAGAGCGCATTGAGGCGTACTATGAAGCCCACAAGACAAACCTGACGATCGGTGAGGAAGTCCGGCTGCGGATTATCGCCGTCGAGTCCAATGCCGCGGCCGAAGAGATCCTGGCGGCCCTGCGCAAGGGCGCGAGTTTTGGCCGACTGGCTCGGACGAAGTCTCTGGGAATGCTCGCGGCGCAGGGCGGTGACACCGGTTGGGTCGATGCCCGAACCCTTCCGCAGCCCTTGCACGAAACGGTCGGCCTGCTGAAGGCCGGTGACGTAGGGGGACCCATGGAGAAGTCCGCCGATGAGTTCCTCGTTGTTGGATTACAGGGGCGGAGGCCGTTGCTAGCCAAGAGCCTGATCGAGGCGCGGTCCGAAATTGAACGACGCCTCCTGCCTGAAAAGCAGCAGGAAGCCATCGAGGCATGGCTTATCGAGCAGGAAAAGAAGTCGAACATCGAGGTGCTCCTCCCATCTGAACGAGTCATGCAGGGGGAGGGAATGGGCGGAAAAGGAGAGAAAGCACATGCGGAAAAAGAATAA